The following are from one region of the Rhizobacter sp. AJA081-3 genome:
- the xylA gene encoding xylose isomerase: MKKTKTSATPSGGRFFTLKEPLRFEGTRFKPSAKRPMGYRWYDPDRKVLGKRMEDQLRFAVCYWHSFVWEGGDAFGGETFKRPWHAAGGDPMAQAHLKADTAFELFRLLRAPYFTFHDRDIAPEGATLRESNLNVRRIGEVFEKKMAATGVKLLWGTANLFSNRRYMAGAATNPDPEVFAYAAAQVKNVLELTHELKGTNYVLWGGREGYETLLNTDLKRELAQMGRFLTMVVEHKHKIGFKGTILIEPKPAEPTKHQYDYDVATVYGFLKAHGLEKEVKVNIEQNHALLAGHTFEHEIALAQALGIFGSIDMNRGDEMLGWDTDQFPNDLSQVALALYHIHQGGGFGTGGLNFDAKLRRQSIDPDDLIAAHAGAMDLSARALLVAEKMIEDGALAAQLNQRYAGWDGKLGKGILSGKQSLDDLARLVAAADLEPQPRSGRQEQLEALVNTYL; encoded by the coding sequence ATGAAGAAGACCAAGACAAGTGCCACGCCTTCGGGCGGCAGGTTTTTCACACTCAAGGAGCCGCTACGCTTCGAAGGCACGCGCTTCAAGCCCAGCGCGAAGCGCCCGATGGGCTACCGCTGGTACGACCCCGACCGCAAGGTACTGGGCAAGCGCATGGAAGACCAGCTGCGCTTCGCCGTGTGCTACTGGCACAGCTTCGTGTGGGAAGGCGGCGACGCGTTCGGTGGCGAGACCTTCAAGCGCCCCTGGCACGCCGCCGGCGGCGACCCGATGGCGCAGGCGCATTTGAAGGCCGACACTGCCTTCGAACTGTTCCGCCTGCTGCGCGCGCCCTACTTCACCTTCCACGACCGCGACATCGCCCCCGAAGGCGCGACGCTGCGCGAATCGAACCTGAACGTGCGCCGCATCGGCGAAGTGTTCGAGAAGAAGATGGCAGCCACCGGCGTCAAGCTGCTGTGGGGCACGGCCAACCTGTTCTCGAATCGCCGCTACATGGCCGGAGCCGCCACCAATCCCGACCCCGAGGTGTTCGCCTACGCGGCCGCGCAGGTGAAGAACGTGCTCGAGCTGACGCACGAACTCAAGGGCACGAACTACGTGCTCTGGGGCGGACGCGAAGGGTACGAGACGCTGCTCAACACCGACCTGAAGCGCGAGCTGGCGCAGATGGGGCGCTTCCTCACCATGGTGGTCGAGCACAAGCACAAGATCGGCTTCAAGGGCACCATCCTGATCGAGCCCAAGCCGGCCGAGCCGACCAAGCACCAGTACGACTACGACGTCGCCACCGTCTACGGCTTCCTCAAGGCCCACGGCCTGGAAAAGGAGGTCAAGGTCAACATCGAGCAGAACCATGCGCTGCTCGCCGGCCACACCTTCGAGCACGAGATCGCGCTGGCGCAGGCGCTGGGCATCTTCGGCTCGATCGACATGAACCGCGGCGACGAGATGCTCGGCTGGGACACCGACCAGTTCCCCAACGACCTGTCGCAGGTGGCGCTGGCGCTGTATCACATCCACCAGGGCGGCGGCTTCGGCACCGGCGGCCTGAACTTCGATGCCAAGCTGCGCCGCCAGTCGATCGACCCCGACGACCTGATCGCCGCCCATGCCGGCGCCATGGACCTGAGCGCCCGCGCGCTGCTGGTGGCCGAGAAGATGATCGAGGACGGCGCTCTCGCCGCGCAGCTGAACCAGCGCTACGCCGGCTGGGACGGCAAGCTGGGCAAGGGGATCCTGTCGGGCAAGCAGTCGCTGGACGATCTGGCCCGGCTGGTCGCCGCGGCGGACCTCGAGCCGCAGCCGCGTTCGGGCCGGCAGGAGCAGCTGGAAGCTCTGGTCAACACCTATCTGTGA
- a CDS encoding sugar phosphate isomerase/epimerase: MASNIQGPGIYLAQFAGDAAPFNSWPAITKWAASLGFKGVQVPSWDARLFDLAKAAESKTYCDEFAGIARENGVAITELGTHLQGQLVAVHPAYDEAFDAFAPAAVHGKPADRQRWAVQQMLLAARASKHLGLTSTVSFPGALAWPYLYPWPQRPPGLIETAFDELAKRWRPIFDAFDEAGCHVAFELHPGEDLFDGVTFEMFLERVNNHPRCAINYDPSHFVLQQLDYLAFIDIYHSRIKALHIKDAEFRPDGRQGVYSGYQPWINRAGRFRSLGDGQVDFKAIFSKMAQYGYEGWAVLEWECCLKHPEQGAAEGAPFIRDHIIRVTEKAFDDFAGAAHDAAQLKRMLGL; the protein is encoded by the coding sequence ATGGCAAGCAACATCCAGGGCCCCGGCATCTACCTCGCGCAGTTCGCCGGCGACGCCGCACCCTTCAATTCGTGGCCGGCGATCACGAAGTGGGCCGCCTCGCTCGGCTTCAAGGGCGTGCAGGTGCCGTCGTGGGACGCGCGCCTGTTCGACCTGGCGAAGGCCGCCGAGTCGAAGACCTACTGCGACGAGTTCGCCGGCATCGCGCGCGAGAACGGCGTGGCGATCACCGAACTCGGCACCCATCTGCAGGGCCAACTCGTCGCCGTGCACCCGGCCTACGACGAGGCCTTCGACGCCTTCGCGCCGGCCGCCGTGCACGGCAAGCCCGCCGATCGGCAGCGCTGGGCGGTGCAGCAGATGCTGCTGGCGGCGCGCGCCTCGAAGCACCTGGGGCTCACGTCCACCGTGAGCTTCCCCGGTGCGCTGGCCTGGCCCTACCTCTACCCCTGGCCGCAGCGCCCACCCGGCCTGATCGAGACGGCTTTCGACGAGCTGGCGAAACGCTGGCGGCCGATCTTCGACGCCTTCGACGAGGCCGGCTGCCACGTCGCCTTCGAGCTGCATCCGGGCGAGGACCTGTTCGACGGCGTGACCTTCGAGATGTTCCTCGAACGCGTGAACAACCACCCGCGCTGCGCCATCAACTACGACCCCTCGCACTTCGTGCTGCAGCAGCTCGACTACCTGGCCTTCATCGACATCTACCACTCGCGCATCAAGGCGCTGCACATCAAGGATGCCGAGTTCCGACCCGACGGCCGCCAGGGCGTGTACTCGGGCTACCAGCCGTGGATCAATCGCGCCGGGCGCTTCCGCTCGCTCGGCGACGGGCAGGTCGACTTCAAGGCGATCTTCTCGAAGATGGCGCAGTACGGCTACGAGGGCTGGGCGGTGCTGGAATGGGAGTGCTGCCTCAAGCATCCCGAGCAAGGGGCCGCCGAAGGCGCGCCCTTCATCCGCGACCACATCATTCGCGTCACAGAGAAGGCCTTCGACGACTTCGCCGGGGCGGCGCACGACGCGGCACAGCTCAAGCGCATGCTGGGTCTCTGA
- a CDS encoding ATP-binding cassette domain-containing protein: protein MEQAPAVEAPSDREAFVRMRQIVKRFGGLVAVNHVDLDLYAGECVGVLGHNGAGKTVLIKVLSGVYVPDEGSIEVHGKPVSFRTPHDAQAAGIETIHQSLALADNLDGPGNLFLGRELLTPWRTLDSRRMEYEAGNVIKRLNPNFKNILDPVLRMSGGQRQSVAIARALYFNARILIMDEPCAALGPAETRMVLETIKRLKAEGIGIFLISHEMHDVFEVCDRATVMKNGSVVGMVHMKDVTQDEVLQMIIQGKRPALAA, encoded by the coding sequence ATGGAACAAGCTCCGGCCGTCGAGGCGCCCTCGGACCGCGAGGCCTTCGTGCGCATGCGGCAGATCGTCAAGCGCTTCGGCGGCCTGGTCGCGGTTAACCACGTCGACCTCGACCTCTATGCCGGCGAATGCGTCGGCGTGCTGGGCCACAACGGCGCCGGCAAGACGGTGCTGATCAAGGTGCTGTCGGGCGTCTACGTGCCCGACGAAGGCTCGATCGAGGTGCACGGCAAGCCGGTGAGCTTCCGCACCCCGCACGACGCGCAGGCCGCCGGCATCGAGACGATCCACCAGTCGCTGGCGCTGGCCGACAACCTCGACGGGCCCGGCAACCTGTTCCTCGGCCGCGAACTGCTGACGCCCTGGCGCACGCTCGACAGCCGGCGCATGGAGTACGAGGCCGGCAACGTCATCAAGCGCCTGAACCCGAACTTCAAGAACATCCTCGACCCGGTGCTGCGCATGTCCGGCGGCCAGCGCCAGTCGGTGGCGATCGCGCGTGCGCTGTACTTCAACGCGCGCATCCTGATCATGGACGAGCCCTGCGCGGCGCTAGGCCCCGCCGAGACGCGCATGGTGCTCGAGACGATCAAGCGCCTGAAGGCCGAAGGCATCGGCATCTTCCTGATCAGCCACGAGATGCACGACGTGTTCGAGGTCTGCGACCGCGCCACTGTGATGAAGAACGGCAGCGTCGTCGGCATGGTGCACATGAAGGATGTGACGCAGGACGAGGTGCTGCAGATGATCATCCAGGGAAAGCGGCCTGCGTTGGCTGCCTGA
- a CDS encoding sugar ABC transporter permease: MLSGLLARLRLDPRLSSMVAALIVIAIVLNVLTDGLFLSAENLYNLSIQTCVIAVMACGMVYVIVARQIDLSVGSLLAFSGMAAAWVQTRAFPPDSTTGWIASIGVALLLGAAVGAVQGALVAKMRIPAFIVTLAGYLMFRGAAFLVSDGQTLAPLHPTYQALGGGVDGAIGVTASIVLGLLAAVWVVWHAWTGRRDQRRYGIEPAPIWVDALKSALMCAAIAGFIWTMCLAPDFTNVDAAGEPRGRGIGIPVLILLAIVVFMTFVAQRTRYGRYVFAYGGNPEAALLSGLPTTWLVWSLFILTGVLAAIASVITTARLGSGANSIGQLAELYVISAAVIGGTSFAGGTGSVPGAVLGALLIQTLDNGMVLLDVSSPMRQIFIGIVLIVSVWFDVVYQKKA, from the coding sequence ATGCTCTCGGGTCTGCTTGCGCGCTTGCGCCTCGATCCCCGGCTGTCGTCGATGGTCGCGGCGCTGATCGTCATCGCGATCGTGCTGAACGTCCTGACCGACGGTCTGTTTCTCTCCGCGGAGAATCTCTACAACCTGTCGATCCAGACCTGCGTCATCGCGGTGATGGCCTGCGGCATGGTCTACGTGATCGTCGCGCGGCAGATCGACCTGTCGGTCGGGTCCCTGCTGGCCTTCAGCGGCATGGCTGCGGCCTGGGTCCAGACGCGCGCCTTTCCGCCGGACTCGACCACCGGCTGGATCGCGAGCATCGGCGTCGCGCTGTTGCTGGGCGCCGCCGTCGGTGCCGTGCAGGGCGCGCTGGTCGCGAAGATGCGCATCCCGGCCTTCATCGTCACGCTGGCCGGCTACCTGATGTTCCGCGGCGCCGCCTTCCTCGTCAGCGACGGCCAGACGCTGGCGCCGCTGCACCCGACCTACCAGGCGCTCGGCGGCGGGGTCGATGGCGCGATCGGCGTCACCGCCAGCATCGTGCTCGGTCTGCTCGCCGCGGTCTGGGTCGTCTGGCACGCGTGGACCGGACGGCGCGATCAGCGGCGCTACGGCATCGAGCCGGCGCCGATCTGGGTCGACGCGCTGAAGAGCGCACTGATGTGCGCCGCGATCGCCGGCTTCATCTGGACGATGTGCCTGGCACCGGACTTCACCAACGTCGACGCAGCCGGCGAGCCCCGGGGCCGGGGCATCGGCATCCCGGTGCTGATCCTGCTGGCCATCGTCGTGTTCATGACCTTCGTCGCGCAGCGCACGCGCTACGGCCGCTACGTGTTCGCCTACGGCGGCAACCCCGAGGCGGCGCTGCTCTCCGGCCTGCCGACGACCTGGCTCGTCTGGTCGCTGTTCATCCTCACCGGCGTTCTCGCGGCGATCGCGTCGGTGATCACGACGGCCCGCCTGGGTTCAGGCGCGAATTCGATCGGCCAGCTGGCCGAGCTCTACGTCATCTCCGCGGCCGTGATCGGCGGCACCTCGTTTGCCGGCGGCACTGGCTCCGTTCCCGGCGCGGTGCTCGGCGCGCTGCTCATCCAGACGCTCGACAACGGCATGGTGCTGCTCGACGTCTCCAGCCCGATGCGGCAGATCTTCATCGGCATCGTGCTGATCGTGTCGGTGTGGTTCGACGTCGTCTACCAGAAGAAGGCCTGA
- a CDS encoding Gfo/Idh/MocA family protein yields the protein MAIEGSKKNESPAMPARIRLGMVGGGEGAFIGAVHRIAARLDDQYEFVAGALSSTPEKAQRSGRAIGLAPDRIYSDFETMAKAEAARPDGIEAVAIVTPNHLHAPVAEAFLKAGIHVICDKPVTTNSKDAKKLLKLAKKHQRVFAVTHNYTGYPMVRHARQMVKDGALGEIRVVQVEYPQDWLTEKLEATGQKQAEWRADPARNGIGGAIADIGTHAHNLAAYITGLELTELCAELSRFVKGRQLDDNAQVMLRYANGARGLLWASQVAPGNENNLRIRVYGTKGGLEWKQEHPNQLHWSPFGQPTQVIARATGAANAAAARVSRIPAGHPEGYLEGFATLYSEIAQAIRAARKGGAKADKAAHFPTLEDGIKGVAFIEAVVASSRRGGRWTKLSA from the coding sequence ATGGCCATCGAAGGCAGCAAGAAGAACGAGTCTCCCGCGATGCCGGCACGCATCCGCCTGGGCATGGTGGGCGGCGGCGAAGGCGCCTTCATCGGCGCAGTGCACCGCATCGCCGCGCGGCTGGACGACCAGTACGAATTCGTCGCCGGCGCACTGTCGTCCACGCCCGAGAAGGCGCAGCGTTCGGGTCGCGCCATCGGCCTGGCGCCGGATCGCATCTACAGCGACTTCGAAACGATGGCGAAGGCCGAAGCGGCCAGGCCCGACGGCATCGAGGCGGTGGCCATCGTCACGCCGAACCACCTGCACGCGCCGGTGGCCGAGGCTTTCCTGAAGGCCGGCATCCACGTCATCTGCGACAAGCCGGTGACGACGAACAGCAAGGACGCGAAGAAGCTGCTCAAGCTCGCGAAGAAGCACCAGCGCGTCTTCGCCGTCACCCACAACTACACCGGCTACCCGATGGTGCGCCACGCGCGGCAGATGGTGAAGGACGGCGCGCTCGGCGAGATCCGCGTCGTGCAGGTCGAGTACCCGCAGGACTGGCTGACCGAGAAGCTCGAGGCCACCGGCCAGAAGCAGGCCGAGTGGCGCGCCGACCCGGCGCGCAACGGCATCGGCGGCGCGATCGCCGACATCGGCACGCATGCGCACAACCTCGCCGCCTACATCACCGGGCTCGAACTCACCGAGCTGTGCGCCGAGCTGAGCCGCTTCGTGAAGGGCCGCCAGCTCGACGACAACGCGCAGGTGATGCTGCGCTACGCCAACGGCGCGCGCGGCCTGCTCTGGGCCAGCCAGGTGGCGCCGGGCAACGAGAACAACCTGCGCATCCGCGTCTACGGCACGAAGGGCGGGCTGGAGTGGAAGCAGGAGCACCCGAACCAGCTGCACTGGTCGCCGTTCGGCCAGCCCACGCAGGTGATCGCGCGGGCGACCGGCGCCGCCAATGCGGCGGCGGCGCGCGTCAGCCGCATTCCGGCCGGGCACCCCGAGGGCTACCTCGAAGGTTTCGCCACGCTGTACAGCGAGATCGCGCAGGCCATCCGCGCGGCGCGCAAGGGCGGCGCGAAGGCCGACAAGGCGGCGCATTTCCCGACGCTGGAAGACGGCATCAAGGGCGTGGCCTTCATCGAAGCGGTGGTCGCGTCGTCCAGGCGAGGCGGACGCTGGACGAAGCTCTCCGCCTGA
- the xylF gene encoding D-xylose ABC transporter substrate-binding protein: MKLRTIFAATLVATGALTLTQAARAAGETVGVSWSNFQEERWKTDEAAIKAALEKAGLKYISADAAGSAEKQAADVESLITKGAKALIILAWDQDAILPSVQKAKQRGIPVIAYDRLIQDKDVTYLTFNNVEVGRMQAREVFKVQPKGNYVFIKGAATDPNADFLRGGQQEVLDAAIKKGDIKNVGEQYTDGWAPENAQKNMEQILTKTGGKVDAVVASNDGTAGGVVAALKAHNMVGIPVSGQDGDKAALNRVARGEQTVSVWKDSRELGKVAGEVAAALVAKKKPANTTIFKDGSKKIPQQAILLAPVPITKANLKTVIDAKWISKDELCAGVDKAKAPAACK; this comes from the coding sequence ATGAAACTCAGGACAATCTTCGCAGCAACCCTGGTCGCCACCGGCGCCCTCACCCTGACCCAGGCCGCGCGTGCCGCCGGCGAGACCGTCGGCGTGTCGTGGTCCAACTTCCAGGAGGAGCGCTGGAAGACCGACGAGGCCGCCATCAAGGCCGCACTCGAGAAGGCGGGCCTGAAGTACATCAGCGCCGACGCGGCCGGTTCCGCCGAGAAGCAGGCGGCGGACGTCGAGAGCCTGATCACCAAGGGCGCCAAGGCGCTGATCATCCTCGCCTGGGACCAGGACGCGATCCTGCCCTCGGTGCAGAAGGCCAAGCAGCGCGGCATCCCCGTCATCGCCTATGACCGCTTGATCCAGGACAAGGACGTCACCTACTTGACCTTCAACAACGTCGAGGTCGGCCGCATGCAGGCGCGCGAGGTGTTCAAGGTCCAGCCCAAGGGCAACTACGTCTTCATCAAGGGCGCGGCGACCGACCCGAATGCCGACTTCCTGCGCGGCGGCCAGCAGGAGGTGCTCGACGCGGCGATCAAGAAGGGCGACATCAAGAACGTCGGCGAGCAGTACACCGACGGCTGGGCGCCCGAGAACGCACAGAAGAACATGGAGCAGATCCTGACCAAGACCGGCGGCAAGGTCGATGCGGTCGTGGCCTCCAACGACGGCACCGCTGGTGGCGTGGTCGCGGCCCTGAAGGCGCACAACATGGTCGGCATCCCGGTGTCGGGCCAGGACGGCGACAAGGCCGCGCTGAACCGCGTCGCGCGCGGCGAGCAGACGGTGTCGGTGTGGAAGGACTCGCGCGAACTCGGCAAGGTGGCCGGCGAAGTCGCCGCCGCGCTGGTGGCCAAGAAGAAGCCCGCCAACACGACCATCTTCAAGGACGGCAGCAAGAAGATCCCGCAGCAGGCCATCCTGCTCGCCCCCGTGCCGATCACCAAGGCCAACCTGAAGACGGTCATCGACGCCAAGTGGATCTCGAAGGACGAGCTCTGCGCCGGTGTCGACAAAGCCAAGGCACCTGCCGCCTGCAAGTAG
- a CDS encoding vanadium-dependent haloperoxidase, with the protein MAALRALLFCLLAAAGAVQAQGSATGASRHSAAVATEWFRVVLPAIQQTPGQSPPVAARTLAYLGLGLYESIVAGLPGQRSFAGQLVELESLPAAQPDEVLHWPTVANSTLAALTQMLLPNAPPDWKARFEALERNMPVAQPADFDPAQRTPEVIIRSETHGKLLAMALMTWARTDGGHDAIGPRRTRLDAAYVSPSGPGAWVPTPPRFARPLLPNWGDNRPFMPMAQQRCAPPGPPKYDETPGSPFHREADEVRRAGVQPTEEQRRIALYWADDPLKTPTPAGHWAWILTDLLRDRKASLATAAEQYARMNMAMSDAFVATWKVKYQLNLLRPVTYIQLAFDSNWVPPLMETPPFPEYPSGHSVQSGSAAAVLEAFYGRDTAFEDRAHNDRGWGPQRFKSFAAAADQAAASRLYAGIHFRSAIEHGTTMGRCVGAQALALVTRASP; encoded by the coding sequence GTGGCAGCCCTGAGAGCGCTGCTGTTCTGCCTGCTCGCCGCGGCGGGTGCGGTGCAGGCGCAGGGGTCGGCCACCGGCGCCTCGCGCCACAGCGCCGCGGTCGCTACCGAGTGGTTCCGCGTCGTGCTGCCGGCGATCCAGCAGACGCCGGGACAGTCGCCGCCGGTGGCGGCGCGCACGCTGGCCTACCTGGGCCTGGGGCTGTACGAGTCCATCGTCGCCGGCCTGCCGGGGCAGCGCAGCTTCGCGGGGCAGTTGGTAGAGCTCGAATCCCTGCCCGCGGCCCAACCCGACGAAGTGCTTCACTGGCCCACCGTGGCCAACTCGACGCTGGCGGCGCTGACGCAGATGCTGCTGCCCAACGCGCCGCCCGACTGGAAGGCGCGCTTCGAGGCGCTGGAGCGCAACATGCCGGTGGCGCAGCCGGCCGACTTCGACCCGGCGCAGCGAACGCCCGAAGTCATCATCCGCTCCGAGACGCACGGCAAGCTGCTCGCCATGGCGCTGATGACCTGGGCCCGCACCGACGGCGGCCACGACGCGATCGGGCCGAGGCGCACGCGGCTGGACGCCGCCTACGTGTCGCCCAGCGGCCCCGGCGCCTGGGTGCCCACCCCGCCGCGTTTCGCGCGCCCGCTGCTGCCGAACTGGGGCGACAACCGGCCCTTCATGCCGATGGCACAGCAGCGCTGCGCACCGCCCGGCCCGCCGAAGTACGACGAGACCCCGGGCTCGCCCTTTCACCGCGAGGCCGACGAGGTGCGCCGCGCCGGCGTGCAGCCGACCGAGGAGCAGCGGCGCATCGCGCTTTACTGGGCCGACGATCCGCTGAAGACGCCCACGCCGGCCGGCCACTGGGCCTGGATCCTCACCGACCTGCTGCGCGACCGCAAGGCCAGCCTGGCCACGGCGGCCGAGCAGTACGCGCGCATGAACATGGCCATGTCCGATGCCTTCGTCGCGACCTGGAAGGTGAAGTACCAGCTCAACCTGCTGCGGCCCGTCACCTACATCCAGCTGGCCTTCGACAGCAACTGGGTGCCGCCGCTGATGGAGACACCGCCTTTCCCCGAATACCCCTCGGGCCACTCGGTGCAGTCGGGCTCGGCCGCCGCGGTGCTCGAGGCCTTCTACGGCCGCGACACCGCCTTCGAGGACCGCGCGCACAACGACCGCGGCTGGGGGCCGCAACGATTCAAGAGCTTCGCCGCAGCGGCCGACCAGGCCGCGGCGTCGCGGCTGTACGCGGGCATCCATTTCCGCAGCGCCATCGAGCACGGCACCACCATGGGCCGCTGCGTCGGCGCGCAGGCGCTGGCGCTCGTGACGAGGGCATCACCGTGA
- a CDS encoding CRTAC1 family protein codes for MSARIDGRGERRRRWREAAGLMLACTGLLALPPAAAQAQAAPGARPEPTAPRALPRFVDETDAAGVQSRFDGDWEYTVGGGVAALDCDGSGAPSLFIAGGANRSKFYRNKSARGGALKFIQERAGLELTSTLGAYPIDLDSDGLLDLVVLRVGETLLMRGLGECRFERANERWRFEGGNQWTTAFAAAWLGRDAHPTLAFGTYVDRARQDFPWGNCTDNALLRPARGAALAFDAPLPLRPGHCALSMMFSDWNRSGLPALRIANDREYYKGGQEQLWHVPPGSDAGAAPRLFGADEGWKPLQIWGMGIASADLDGSGYPAYFLTSMADNKLQMLAAGATKPVYRDVAFVKGVTAHRPFAGGDVHPSTAWHAQFVDVNNDGWQDLFVVKGNVGNMPDFAMLDPSNLLLGGPDGRYVEAAGESGLLNYQRGRGGLMVDLNGDGLLDAVIVNRWERARLWRNVGAGSAAATRPLGHWLQVRLRQDGANRDAIGAWLEVEAGGRVQRREQLVGGGHASGTVGFLHVGLGEATKARLRVLWPGAKPGDAALTSPWFETAADGFYLVDRQRGLVPWQP; via the coding sequence ATGAGCGCGCGGATCGACGGTCGAGGCGAGCGCCGGCGTCGGTGGCGGGAGGCCGCTGGGCTGATGCTCGCCTGCACGGGCCTGCTCGCGCTGCCGCCCGCAGCCGCGCAGGCGCAGGCGGCGCCGGGCGCGAGGCCAGAACCGACGGCGCCGCGCGCGCTCCCGCGCTTCGTCGACGAGACCGATGCCGCCGGCGTGCAGAGCCGCTTCGACGGCGACTGGGAATACACCGTCGGCGGCGGCGTGGCCGCGCTGGATTGCGACGGCAGCGGAGCGCCTTCGCTGTTCATCGCCGGCGGCGCGAACCGCTCGAAGTTCTACCGCAACAAGAGCGCGCGCGGCGGGGCCCTGAAGTTCATACAGGAACGCGCCGGCCTGGAACTGACGAGCACGCTCGGCGCTTACCCGATCGACCTGGACAGCGATGGCTTGCTCGACCTCGTCGTGCTGCGTGTCGGCGAGACGCTGCTGATGCGAGGCCTTGGCGAATGCCGTTTCGAACGTGCCAACGAACGCTGGCGTTTCGAAGGCGGCAACCAGTGGACCACCGCGTTCGCCGCCGCCTGGCTGGGCCGCGATGCACACCCCACGCTGGCCTTCGGCACCTACGTCGATCGCGCCCGCCAGGATTTCCCCTGGGGCAACTGCACGGACAACGCCCTGCTGCGCCCGGCGCGCGGCGCGGCGCTGGCCTTCGATGCGCCGCTGCCGCTGCGGCCCGGCCACTGCGCGCTGAGCATGATGTTCTCCGACTGGAACCGCAGCGGCCTGCCGGCGCTGCGCATCGCCAACGATCGCGAGTACTACAAGGGCGGGCAGGAGCAGCTCTGGCATGTTCCTCCCGGCAGCGATGCCGGCGCCGCGCCCCGCCTGTTCGGCGCCGACGAGGGCTGGAAGCCTCTGCAGATCTGGGGCATGGGCATCGCCAGCGCCGACCTCGACGGCAGCGGCTACCCGGCCTACTTCCTCACCAGCATGGCCGACAACAAGCTGCAGATGCTGGCCGCGGGTGCCACCAAGCCCGTGTACCGCGACGTGGCCTTCGTCAAGGGCGTCACCGCGCACCGCCCGTTCGCGGGCGGCGACGTGCACCCCTCGACCGCATGGCATGCGCAGTTCGTCGACGTCAACAACGACGGCTGGCAGGACCTCTTCGTCGTCAAGGGCAACGTCGGCAACATGCCCGACTTCGCGATGCTCGACCCGAGCAACCTGCTGCTGGGCGGGCCCGACGGCCGCTATGTGGAAGCGGCCGGCGAGTCGGGCCTGCTGAACTACCAGCGTGGCCGCGGCGGACTGATGGTCGACCTGAACGGCGACGGGTTGCTCGATGCGGTCATCGTCAACCGCTGGGAACGCGCCAGGCTGTGGCGCAATGTCGGTGCCGGCAGCGCTGCCGCAACCCGGCCGCTGGGTCACTGGCTGCAGGTCCGCCTGCGCCAGGACGGCGCCAACCGCGACGCCATCGGCGCGTGGCTCGAAGTCGAGGCTGGCGGCCGCGTGCAGCGCCGCGAGCAACTCGTCGGCGGCGGCCATGCCAGCGGCACGGTCGGATTCCTGCATGTCGGCCTGGGCGAGGCGACGAAGGCGCGCCTGCGTGTGCTGTGGCCCGGCGCGAAGCCGGGCGATGCAGCGCTCACCAGCCCCTGGTTCGAGACCGCTGCCGATGGCTTCTACCTCGTCGACCGGCAGAGGGGGCTGGTGCCGTGGCAGCCCTGA